One Oncorhynchus masou masou isolate Uvic2021 chromosome 18, UVic_Omas_1.1, whole genome shotgun sequence DNA window includes the following coding sequences:
- the LOC135559433 gene encoding uncharacterized protein LOC135559433, with protein sequence MWERMSPPHSPPATHPLSPPASHPLSPPASHPLSPQPHTLSAPSLTPSQPPASHPLSPQPHTLSAPQPHTLSAPSLTPSQPPASHPHSPQPHTLTAPSLTPSQPPASHPHSPQPHTLSAPSLTPSQPPASHPLSPPVSHPLSPQPHTLSAPSLTPSQPPASHPLSPPASHPHSPQPHTLIPHTLSAPSLSAPQPHTPSAPQPHTPSVPQPHTLTAPQPLSPQAHTLSAPSLTPSQPPASHPLSPPASHPHSPPASHPHSPQPHTLSAPSLTPSQPPSLSAPSLTPPQPPSLTPPQSPSLTPSQPPASHPHSPQPHTLSAPQPHSPQPHTLSAPSLTPPTPSLTPSQPPASHPHSPQPHSPQPHTLSAPSLTPSQPPASHPHSPQPHTLTAPQPHTLTAPSLTPSQPPASHPLSPPATHPHSPQPHTLTAPSLTPSQPPASHPHSPQPHTLTAPSLTPSQPPSLTPSQPPASHPHSPQPHTLSAPQPHTLSAPQPHTLSAPQPHTLTAPSLTPSQPPSLTPSQPPSLTPPQPHTLSPTVT encoded by the exons ATGTGGGAGAGGATGAGCCCCCCTCACAGCCCCCCAGCCACACACCCTCTCAGCCCCCCAGCCTCACACCCTCTCAGCCCCCCAGCCTCACACCCTCTCAGCCCCCAGCCTCACACCCTCTCAGCCCCCAGCCTCACACCCTCTCAGCCCCCAGCCTCACACCCTCTCAGCCCCCAGCCTCACACCCTCTCAGCCCCCCAGCCTCACACCCTCTCAGCCCCCAGCCTCACACCCTCTCAGCCCCCAGCCTCACACCCTCACAGCCCCCAGCCTCACACCCTCACAGCCCCCAGCCTCACACCCTCTCAGCCCCCAGCCTCACACCCTCACAGCCCCCAGCCTCACACCCTCTCAGCCCCCAGCCTCACACCCTCACAGCCCCCAGCCTCACACCCTCTCAGCCCCCCAGTCTCacaccccctcagcccccagcctcaCACCCTCTCAGCCCCCAGCCTCACACCCTCTCAGCCCCCAGCCTCACACCCTCTCAGCCCCCCAGCCTCACACCCTCACAGCCCCCAGCCTCACACCCTCATA CCTCACACCCTCTCAGCCCCCAGCCTCTCAGCCCCCCAGCCTCACACCCCCTCAGCCCCCCAGCCTCACACCCCCTCAGTCCCCCAGCCTCACACCCTCACAGCCCCCCAGCCTCTCAGCCCCCAGGCTCACACCCTCTCAGCCCCCAGCCTCACACCCTCTCAGCCCCCAGCCTCACACCCTCTCAGCCCCCCAGCCTCACACCCTCATAGCCCCCCAGCCTCACACCCTCATAGCCCCCAGCCTCACACCCTCTCAGCCCCCAGCCTCACACCCTCTCAGCCCCCCAGCCTCTCAGCCCCCAGCCTCACACCCCCTCAGCCCCCCAGCCTCACACCCCCTCAGTCCCCCAGCCTCACACCCTCACAGCCCCCAGCCTCACACCCTCACAGCCCCCAGCCTCACACCCTCTCAGccccccagcctcacagcccccagcctcacaccctctcagcccccagcctcacacccccca cccccagcctcacaccctctcagcccccagcctcacaccctcacagcccccagcctcacagcccccaGCCTCACACCCTCTCAGCCCCCAGCCTCACACCCTCACAGCCCCCAGCCTCACACCCTCACAGCCCCCAGCCTCACACCCTCACAGCCCCCCAGCCTCACACCCTCACAGCCCCCAGCCTCACACCCTCACAGCCCCCAGCCTCACACCCTCTCAGCCCCCCAGCCACACACCCTCACAGCCCCCAGCCTCACACCCTCACAGCCCCCAGCCTCACACCCTCACAGCCCCCAGCCTCACACCCTCACAGCCCCCAGCCTCACACCCTCACAGCCCCCAGCCTCACACCCTCTCAGCCCCCCAGCCTCACACCCTCTCAGCCCCCAGCCTCACACCCTCACAGCCCCCAGCCTCACACCCTCTCAGCCCCCCAGCCTCACACCCTCTCAGCCCCCCAGCCTCACACCCTCTCAGCCCCCCAGCCTCACACCCTCACAGCCCCCAGCCTCACACCCTCTCAGCCCCCCAGCCTCACACCCTCTCAGCCCCCCAGCCTCACACCCCCCCAGCCTCACACCCTCTCACCCACAGTCACATAA